A genome region from Micromonospora peucetia includes the following:
- a CDS encoding bifunctional diguanylate cyclase/phosphodiesterase produces MPLAYPQRASITRPAVPDTVVLAAVALLLLAGVAGRLPALAVVALGGAAGSALAGTRLSRLAAAPPPAFIPEQVSARSRAARRRTAPPRRVAVLLDAAVVTAGLTAAVLPLADPGHRSAVVGSGLAAAAGLFAAGLPPAARGRGPGPSARVRLRGAVDATAAGLGLVLAGWLLLPRDRLDTPVRLAVAVALGGLGLTVLTVLTGPHRRTGVARCQVGAALTLTGLVLLAALAVGAAPDPAVLLAVPPLVGGVLLTAAGARRVTRSEPDPPAVSARRWPRVVVPAATAVAATGWQLRDGESPDLTAVLLALALAPALVLRDLLRPDSPVQPIRPDGPPARPDGPPARPDGPPARHRSADPDPSGTPVDRPALLRALAALRDAPAPTGALLVVDLHGPGAASDGRQVREDVLAEVVRRARAVVGPRDLLADVTATGFAVVTEVGPVLAYALGTRLLAALTQPYQVAGGVLRLRVGVGLAEVGGGTPEDVLRQADLARRRSVQLGRDRVEWYDAYLEEQLVRRLDLERELPGAVARGELDLVYQPILDLTDRQPVGTEALLRWRSPVLGTVLPGEFLPVAEDLDIVGELGCWMLDRACRQLAAWSAGSRQLWMAVNVTVRELAAPDFVPRTAAVLDAYGVSPDRLVVEVAEPRVGAELPTVVARLAGLRSLGVHTALDDFRAEHASLAQLRRLPIDLLKVGPQLVDPADPQRPLIDVVVTVGDRLGLDIVAEELESVSLVDGARRAGCRYGQGFALARPATAERVEAYFEEFPSASR; encoded by the coding sequence GTGCCCCTCGCCTATCCGCAACGCGCGTCCATCACCCGTCCCGCCGTGCCGGACACCGTCGTCCTCGCCGCCGTCGCCCTGCTCCTGCTCGCCGGTGTGGCCGGCCGGCTGCCCGCCCTGGCCGTGGTGGCGCTGGGCGGCGCCGCCGGCTCCGCCCTGGCCGGCACGCGGCTCTCCCGGCTCGCCGCCGCCCCGCCGCCGGCTTTCATCCCCGAGCAGGTCTCCGCCAGGTCCCGGGCAGCCCGCCGGCGTACGGCGCCACCCCGCCGCGTCGCCGTGCTGCTCGACGCCGCGGTGGTGACGGCAGGGCTCACCGCCGCTGTGCTCCCGCTCGCCGATCCGGGCCACCGGTCCGCCGTCGTCGGGTCGGGGCTGGCTGCCGCCGCCGGCCTGTTCGCCGCGGGTCTGCCGCCGGCTGCGCGGGGGCGGGGGCCTGGCCCGTCCGCCCGGGTCCGGCTGCGCGGGGCCGTCGACGCGACCGCCGCCGGCCTGGGGCTGGTCCTCGCCGGCTGGCTGCTGCTGCCCCGCGACCGTCTCGACACGCCGGTCCGGCTCGCCGTGGCAGTGGCCCTGGGCGGGCTCGGGCTGACCGTGCTGACCGTGCTGACGGGGCCGCACCGGCGGACCGGCGTCGCCCGTTGCCAGGTCGGTGCGGCGCTCACCCTGACCGGGCTGGTGTTGCTGGCCGCGCTCGCGGTGGGCGCGGCGCCGGATCCGGCGGTGCTGCTGGCCGTACCGCCGCTGGTGGGCGGGGTGCTGCTGACGGCGGCGGGAGCGCGGCGGGTGACCCGGTCGGAACCGGACCCACCGGCCGTGTCGGCCAGGAGGTGGCCCCGTGTCGTCGTCCCGGCTGCCACCGCCGTGGCGGCCACCGGCTGGCAGCTCCGCGACGGCGAGTCGCCGGATCTCACCGCGGTCCTGCTCGCGTTGGCGCTGGCCCCGGCGCTGGTGCTCCGCGACCTGCTCCGGCCGGATTCCCCGGTACAGCCGATCCGCCCTGACGGCCCGCCGGCCCGCCCTGACGGCCCGCCGGCCCGCCCTGACGGCCCGCCGGCCCGGCACCGGTCGGCGGACCCGGACCCCTCCGGCACGCCGGTGGACCGGCCGGCGTTGCTGCGGGCCCTCGCCGCTCTCCGGGACGCGCCGGCCCCCACCGGTGCCCTGCTCGTCGTGGACCTGCACGGCCCCGGCGCCGCCTCCGACGGGCGCCAGGTCCGCGAGGACGTGCTGGCCGAGGTGGTCCGCCGCGCCCGCGCCGTCGTCGGCCCCCGGGACCTGCTCGCGGACGTCACCGCCACCGGCTTCGCCGTGGTCACCGAGGTCGGCCCGGTGCTGGCGTACGCGCTGGGCACCCGGCTGCTGGCCGCGCTCACCCAGCCCTACCAGGTGGCGGGCGGGGTGCTGCGGCTGCGGGTGGGTGTCGGGCTGGCCGAGGTCGGCGGCGGCACCCCGGAGGACGTGCTGCGCCAGGCGGACCTGGCCCGGCGCCGGTCCGTGCAGCTCGGCCGGGACCGGGTCGAGTGGTACGACGCCTACCTGGAGGAGCAGCTCGTCCGCCGGCTCGACCTGGAACGGGAGCTGCCCGGGGCGGTCGCCCGGGGCGAGCTGGACCTCGTCTACCAGCCGATACTCGACCTGACCGACCGGCAGCCGGTCGGCACGGAGGCGCTGCTGCGCTGGCGTAGCCCGGTGCTCGGCACGGTGCTGCCCGGCGAGTTCCTGCCGGTGGCCGAGGACCTCGACATCGTGGGTGAGCTGGGATGCTGGATGCTGGACCGGGCCTGCCGGCAGCTCGCCGCCTGGTCGGCGGGTAGCCGGCAGCTCTGGATGGCGGTGAACGTGACAGTGCGGGAGCTGGCCGCGCCGGACTTCGTGCCCAGGACGGCGGCCGTGCTGGACGCGTACGGGGTGTCGCCGGACCGGCTGGTGGTCGAGGTGGCGGAGCCCCGGGTGGGCGCCGAGCTGCCGACCGTGGTGGCCCGGCTGGCCGGGCTGCGGTCGCTGGGGGTGCACACCGCGCTGGACGACTTCCGGGCCGAGCACGCCTCGCTGGCGCAGCTCCGCCGGCTGCCGATCGACCTGCTAAAGGTCGGCCCGCAGCTGGTGGACCCGGCGGACCCGCAGCGTCCGCTGATCGACGTGGTGGTGACCGTGGGTGACCGGCTGGGGCTGGACATCGTGGCCGAGGAACTGGAGTCGGTCAGCCTCGTCGACGGTGCGCGGCGGGCCGGCTGCCGGTACGGGCAGGGCTTCGCGCTGGCCCGCCCGGCCACGGCGGAGCGGGTCGAGGCGTACTTCGAGGAGTTCCCGTCGGCCTCGCGCTGA
- a CDS encoding PH domain-containing protein gives MSSSGTIQFRHHQAILAAAIVAFFGALPLAGARWYLLPVLLVPLAVAVWAWRSGTDADARELRVRALLGQRRISWDRVVALAADPRGRAVARLDDGQRVPLPAVRGTDLPRLVSATGQTLPETAD, from the coding sequence GTGAGCAGCTCCGGCACCATCCAGTTCCGGCACCACCAGGCGATCCTGGCCGCCGCGATCGTCGCCTTCTTCGGCGCCCTGCCGTTGGCCGGCGCGCGGTGGTACCTGCTGCCGGTGCTGCTCGTCCCGCTCGCCGTCGCGGTCTGGGCGTGGCGGTCCGGCACCGACGCGGACGCCCGCGAGCTGCGCGTGCGGGCGCTGCTCGGGCAGCGCCGGATCAGTTGGGACCGGGTCGTCGCGCTGGCCGCCGACCCGCGCGGCCGGGCGGTCGCCCGGCTCGACGACGGCCAGCGGGTGCCGCTGCCGGCCGTACGCGGCACCGACCTGCCCCGGCTGGTCTCGGCCACCGGCCAGACCCTGCCCGAGACGGCCGACTGA
- a CDS encoding 2-hydroxyacid dehydrogenase, with the protein MKVWIPHPAGRTLLGELPPEVTVEVVEDVSRLPGPAAGVRFWVPPFLAGGDATALLRELPDLAVVQLLSAGADAWAGRVPQGVTLCDARGVHDPSTAEWVVAAILSQLRAFPALARAQARRDWAYDEVAPTDELAGKRVLIVGAGSIGTAVRDRLAPFEVSFTLVARTARPEQGVHGVEELPALLPEADVVVLLVPLTERTRGLVDERFLAAMRDGALLVNASRGPVARTGALVAELRTGRISAALDVTDPEPLPADHELWTMPNVLLTPHVAGSVRGLLPRAYRLVGDQVRRFAAGEPLINTVVDGY; encoded by the coding sequence GTGAAGGTATGGATCCCGCACCCGGCCGGCCGTACGCTGCTCGGCGAGCTGCCGCCGGAGGTCACCGTCGAGGTGGTCGAGGACGTGTCCCGGCTTCCCGGACCGGCGGCCGGCGTCCGGTTCTGGGTGCCGCCCTTCCTGGCCGGCGGGGACGCCACCGCGCTGCTGCGCGAGCTGCCCGACCTGGCGGTGGTGCAACTCCTCTCCGCCGGGGCGGACGCGTGGGCCGGCCGGGTCCCGCAGGGGGTGACACTCTGCGACGCCAGGGGCGTGCACGACCCGTCCACCGCCGAGTGGGTGGTCGCGGCGATCCTGTCCCAGCTGCGTGCCTTCCCCGCCCTCGCCCGCGCGCAGGCCCGGCGCGACTGGGCGTACGACGAGGTGGCGCCCACCGACGAGCTGGCCGGCAAGCGGGTGCTGATCGTCGGGGCGGGCTCCATCGGCACGGCGGTACGGGACCGGCTCGCGCCGTTCGAGGTGAGCTTCACCCTGGTGGCCCGGACCGCTCGCCCGGAGCAGGGCGTGCACGGCGTCGAGGAACTGCCGGCGCTGCTGCCCGAGGCCGACGTGGTGGTGCTGCTGGTGCCGCTGACCGAGCGCACCCGGGGGCTGGTCGACGAGAGGTTCCTCGCCGCGATGCGCGACGGGGCGCTGCTGGTCAACGCCTCCCGTGGGCCGGTGGCCCGGACCGGGGCGCTGGTCGCCGAGCTGCGTACCGGCCGCATCTCGGCCGCGCTGGACGTCACCGATCCGGAGCCGTTGCCCGCCGACCACGAGCTGTGGACGATGCCGAACGTGCTGCTCACGCCACACGTCGCCGGATCGGTACGCGGCCTGCTGCCGCGCGCGTACCGGCTGGTGGGCGACCAGGTCCGCCGGTTCGCGGCCGGCGAGCCACTGATCAACACGGTGGTGGACGGCTACTGA
- a CDS encoding SpoIIE family protein phosphatase has protein sequence MIDGSRDDAPERADRIPALRDPDRLRSLAETRLTAAPDEAFDRFARLVGDLLDVPVALVSLVDTERQFFPGEVGLSRLWAARRQTPLSHSFCQHVVDLGTPMVLPDARLHPALRDNLAVPELGVVAYAGMPLTDLEGRVLGSLCAIDDKPRDWTAEQLRTLADLAAACSSELRLRIALEGAEQARRRVEEANGRLELLAGLAGTLAGTLDVTTVLRRLRHTMVPLLADWSLVTLVGPDGAPRDVTASHRDPALAADVARFAELMRTGLSPDSITRAVLRTGRPVLGAAGSLDDVRRGAIGPEMPELAARLGFASHLSVPITDAGRVLGCITLVNGPQRRHFDDSDLLVAQDVGRRAGQAIGNSRRYGEQRHVAHVLQDSMLPQLPVTEDLELAARYQPAADRVEVGGDWYDAFRQPGGELIAAIGDVAGHDIEAAATMGQLRNLVRGNAYGRSDAVDELMSRLDETMRGLRIPAAATATLVRLRADEAGGQRVTWCNAGHPAPLVVRVGGAVELLAGTPEPLLGLNRPVPRTSRHTHLAAGDTLLLYTDGLIERRDRSIDEGIAELTARLVGTDGLPLDALCDLLLTTADHREDDVALLAVRVT, from the coding sequence ATGATCGACGGCTCCCGCGACGACGCCCCGGAGCGGGCGGACCGGATCCCGGCGCTCCGCGACCCCGATCGGCTGCGTTCCCTCGCCGAGACCCGGCTGACGGCCGCCCCCGACGAGGCGTTCGACCGGTTCGCCCGGCTGGTCGGGGATTTGCTCGACGTGCCGGTCGCCCTGGTCTCCCTGGTCGACACCGAACGCCAGTTCTTCCCCGGCGAGGTGGGGCTGTCCCGGCTGTGGGCCGCCCGGCGGCAGACCCCGCTGAGCCACTCGTTCTGCCAGCACGTCGTCGACCTCGGCACCCCGATGGTGCTGCCGGACGCCCGGCTGCACCCCGCCCTCCGGGACAACCTCGCCGTGCCCGAACTGGGCGTGGTGGCGTACGCCGGGATGCCGCTGACCGACCTGGAGGGCCGTGTCCTCGGCTCGCTCTGCGCGATCGACGACAAGCCACGCGACTGGACCGCCGAGCAGTTGCGGACGCTCGCCGACCTGGCCGCCGCCTGCTCCTCGGAGCTGCGGCTGCGGATCGCCCTGGAGGGCGCCGAGCAGGCACGGCGACGCGTCGAGGAGGCCAACGGCCGGCTTGAGCTGCTGGCCGGGCTGGCCGGGACGCTGGCCGGGACGCTCGACGTGACGACCGTGCTGCGCCGCCTGCGCCACACGATGGTTCCGCTGCTGGCCGACTGGTCCCTGGTGACCCTGGTCGGGCCCGACGGGGCGCCCCGCGACGTGACCGCCTCCCACCGCGACCCGGCCCTGGCAGCGGACGTCGCCCGCTTCGCCGAGCTGATGCGGACGGGGCTGAGCCCCGACTCGATCACCCGGGCGGTGCTGCGGACCGGGCGGCCCGTGCTGGGCGCCGCCGGCAGTCTCGACGACGTGCGGCGGGGCGCCATCGGGCCGGAGATGCCGGAGCTCGCCGCGCGCCTGGGCTTCGCCTCGCACCTCAGCGTGCCGATCACCGACGCCGGGCGGGTACTCGGCTGCATCACCCTGGTCAACGGCCCGCAGCGGCGGCACTTCGACGACAGCGACCTGCTCGTCGCCCAGGACGTCGGCCGCCGGGCCGGACAGGCGATCGGCAACAGCCGCAGGTACGGCGAACAGCGGCACGTCGCGCACGTGCTGCAGGACAGCATGCTGCCGCAACTGCCGGTCACCGAGGACCTGGAGCTGGCGGCCCGCTACCAGCCGGCGGCCGACCGGGTGGAGGTCGGCGGCGACTGGTACGACGCCTTCCGCCAGCCCGGCGGGGAGCTGATCGCGGCGATCGGCGACGTGGCCGGGCACGACATCGAGGCCGCGGCGACCATGGGACAGCTGCGCAACCTCGTCCGGGGCAACGCGTACGGCCGGTCCGACGCGGTCGACGAGCTGATGAGCCGCCTGGACGAGACGATGCGCGGGCTGCGCATCCCGGCCGCGGCCACCGCGACGCTGGTGCGGCTGCGCGCCGACGAGGCTGGTGGCCAGCGGGTCACCTGGTGCAATGCCGGCCACCCCGCGCCGCTCGTGGTCCGGGTCGGGGGCGCGGTGGAGCTGCTCGCCGGAACACCGGAGCCGCTGCTCGGGCTGAACCGGCCGGTGCCCCGCACCAGCCGGCACACCCACCTGGCCGCCGGTGACACCCTGCTGCTCTACACCGACGGCCTCATCGAGCGGCGGGACCGGTCCATCGACGAGGGGATCGCGGAGCTGACCGCCCGGCTGGTCGGCACGGACGGGCTGCCGTTGGACGCGCTGTGCGACCTGCTGCTGACCACCGCGGACCACCGGGAGGACGACGTCGCGCTGCTCGCCGTCCGGGTGACCTGA
- a CDS encoding PQQ-dependent sugar dehydrogenase, with protein MSARPPYPRTRRLRTALAASCAALLLTAAGCSLGEPEPDPAGEPPTFPTPSATASPGDGGQEVVTTVLAKGLRVPWAIAFLPDGAALVTERDSGRILRVGPESGPDGLKVTPVQTIADVAASGEGGLMGIAVSPDYQRDKSVFVYYTTERDNRIARLELGGTPTPILTGIPKAGIHNGGGLAFGPDGLLYASTGDAGDQPQAQDAKRLGGKILRITRDGKPAPGNPFPNSPVWSLGHRNVQGIAWDPGKRMYAVEFGQNTWDEINQITKGRNYGWPTVEGRDDDKRFVNPVTQWPTSDASCSGLTATDRLLVTACLRGKRLWLVELTDTGTVLGQPRELLTERFGRLRAVAAAPDGSIWVSTSNHDGRGNPVPEDDRLLRLVFAGGGAGRS; from the coding sequence GTGAGCGCCCGTCCCCCGTACCCTCGCACCCGTCGTCTGCGCACGGCCCTGGCGGCCTCGTGCGCGGCACTTCTGTTGACGGCCGCCGGTTGCAGCCTCGGCGAGCCGGAGCCCGACCCGGCCGGTGAGCCACCCACCTTCCCCACCCCGTCGGCGACGGCGAGCCCCGGCGACGGCGGCCAGGAGGTGGTGACCACCGTGCTGGCGAAGGGCCTGCGGGTGCCGTGGGCGATCGCCTTCCTGCCCGACGGCGCGGCGCTGGTCACCGAGCGGGACAGCGGCCGGATCCTGCGGGTCGGCCCCGAGTCGGGGCCCGACGGGCTGAAGGTCACCCCGGTGCAGACCATCGCAGACGTGGCGGCCTCCGGTGAGGGCGGGCTGATGGGCATCGCCGTCTCGCCCGACTACCAACGGGACAAGTCGGTCTTCGTCTACTACACCACCGAGCGGGACAACCGGATCGCCCGGCTGGAGCTGGGCGGCACGCCCACCCCGATCCTGACCGGCATCCCCAAGGCCGGCATCCACAACGGCGGCGGCCTCGCCTTCGGCCCGGACGGCCTGCTCTACGCGAGCACCGGCGACGCCGGCGACCAGCCGCAGGCGCAGGACGCCAAACGGCTCGGCGGCAAGATCCTGCGAATCACCAGGGACGGCAAGCCCGCGCCCGGCAACCCGTTCCCGAACTCCCCGGTGTGGTCCCTGGGCCACCGCAACGTCCAGGGCATCGCCTGGGACCCCGGCAAGCGGATGTACGCCGTGGAGTTCGGCCAGAACACCTGGGACGAGATCAACCAGATCACCAAGGGCCGCAACTACGGGTGGCCGACGGTCGAGGGGCGCGACGACGACAAGCGTTTCGTCAACCCGGTCACCCAGTGGCCGACGTCGGACGCCTCCTGTTCCGGGCTGACGGCCACGGACCGGCTGCTCGTCACCGCCTGCCTGCGCGGCAAGCGACTCTGGCTGGTCGAGCTGACCGACACCGGCACCGTCCTCGGCCAGCCGCGCGAGCTGCTGACCGAACGGTTCGGGCGGTTGCGGGCGGTGGCCGCCGCTCCCGACGGCTCGATCTGGGTGAGCACCTCCAACCACGACGGGCGGGGCAACCCGGTGCCCGAGGATGATCGGCTGCTGCGGCTGGTCTTCGCCGGCGGCGGGGCCGGCCGGAGCTGA